From a single Eubalaena glacialis isolate mEubGla1 chromosome 15, mEubGla1.1.hap2.+ XY, whole genome shotgun sequence genomic region:
- the MZT2B gene encoding mitotic-spindle organizing protein 2B, which produces MAAPGAGPGPGPPPGLEAALQKLALRRKKVLSAEEMELFELAQAAGGAMDPDVFKILVDLLKLNVAPLAVFQMLKSMCGGQRLASEPQDPAAAPLPTPGVPETRGRNKGSGALGGGPVLPERGVREGSCQRMPRQPSTTRLPKGGGPGKSPTRSNT; this is translated from the exons ATGGCGGCGCCGGGCGCGGGGCCCGGGCCGGGGCCGCCACCGGGGCTGGAGGCGGCCCTGCAGAAGCTGGCGCTGCGGCGGAAGAAGGTGCTGAGCGCCGAGGAGATGGAGCTGTTCGAGCTGGCGCAGGCGGCGGGCGGCGCCATGGACCCCGACGTGTTCAA GATCCTGGTGGACTTGCTGAAGCTAAACGTGGCGCCCCTCGCAGTCTTCCAGATGCTCAAGTCCATGTGCGGCGGGCAGAGGCTGGCGAGCGAGCCCCAGGACCCCGCGGCGGCGCCCCTGCCCACGCCCGGCGTTCCTGAGACCCGAG GGAGAAACAAAGGCAGTGGTGCCCTTGGCGGAGGCCCGGTGCTGCCAGAACGCGGCGTCCGGGAAGGATCCTGCCAGAGGATGCCCCGCCAGCCCAGCACCACCAGGCTGCCCAAGGGGGGCGGGCCGGGGAAGAGCCCCACGCGGAGCAACACCTGA